The following are encoded together in the Salvia hispanica cultivar TCC Black 2014 chromosome 6, UniMelb_Shisp_WGS_1.0, whole genome shotgun sequence genome:
- the LOC125193136 gene encoding xyloglucan endotransglucosylase protein 6-like codes for MANRAAILAIFAAFALADLANSSKFDQLFQPSWAFDHFTNEGEVVHMKLDNQSGAGFSSKSKYLFGKVTVQIKLVAGDSAGTVTAFYMSSEGPYHNEFDFEFLGNKTGEPYLVQTNVYVNGVGNREQRLNLWFDPTKDFHSYSIFWNQRQVVFLVDETPVRVHSNLEHKGIPFPKDQAMGVYSSIWNADDWATQGGLVKTDWSHAPFVASYTGFEINACACPGEVAAADIQKRCSSSAERRYWWDEPTVSELNLHQSHQLVWVRANHMVYDYCSDTVRFPARPAECEHHRH; via the exons ATGGCAAACCGCGCTGCAATTCTTGCTATTTTCGCCGCATTTGCGCTGGCCGACCTCGCGAATTCGTCGAAATTCGACCAGCTCTTCCAGCCTAGCTGGGCCTTCGATCATTTCACCAACGAAGGAGAAGTCGTTCACATGAAGCTCGATAATCAATCCG GAGCTGGATTCTCTTCCAAGAGCAAGTACTTGTTTGGGAAAGTCACTGTGCAGATCAAGCTTGTTGCTGGTGATTCCGCTGGAACCGTCACTGCTTTCTAT ATGTCATCTGAAGGGCCTTACCACAATGAGTTTGATTTTGAGTTCTTGGGGAACAAAACAGGGGAGCCTTACCTTGTCCAAACAAATGTGTATGTTAATGGGGTTGGAAACAGAGAGCAAAGGTTGAACCTTTGGTTCGACCCCACCAAGGATTTCCACTCTTACTCCATTTTCTGGAACCAGCGCCAAGTTGT TTTCTTGGTGGATGAGACCCCAGTGCGTGTGCACTCAAATTTAGAGCACAAAGGCatcccatttcccaaggatcAAGCAATGGGAGTCTATAGCTCAATTTGGAATGCTGATGATTGGGCCACACAAGGCGGTTTGGTGAAGACGGACTGGTCCCACGCGCCCTTCGTCGCGTCGTACACGGGCTTCGAGATCAACGCGTGCGCGTGCCCGGGCGAGGTGGCGGCCGCCGACATCCAGAAGCGGTGCAGCAGCAGCGCCGAGAGGCGGTACTGGTGGGATGAGCCCACCGTGTCGGAGCTCAACCTCCACCAGAGCCACCAGTTGGTGTGGGTGAGGGCGAATCATATGGTGTATGATTACTGCTCCGACACGGTGAGGTTTCCCGCCAGGCCGGCCGAGTGCGAGCACCACCGACactag
- the LOC125193666 gene encoding ferruginol synthase-like, whose protein sequence is MGVMFLGLRWFVFLRGPGPRLPPGPTPLPIIGNLHQLGKNRYETLRQLAKTYGPLMSIRMGSVYTVVASTPETAMALLQRHGQAFSGRYVPHALEACGFSKLSITFGPAGKEWRDKRKMCKEILFSDRCLEGSEPLRQEMLQRLVDAVNVHRDRGEVVNVHDAVFMANLDLLLSTIFSITSPDTVVELKKMMDDFFALFAPNIADYFPILRPLDPQGIRRKAELSLGKLLAKFREFVDQRLEDRRRNNPRHDLLEAIIDIAQGNDYNFTTQDITYLVYELIVGGIDTNSGMVEWIMTELLFNPDKLKRLKQEIKSVVGENGQIREADVASLPYMQAVIKETFRYHPPGNLAITRMSEADQEVNGYMIPKGTQILFNTWSMAKDPSIWTDPESFEPERFLDNKLDFKGQHFQLIPFGAGRRICPGMPLATRIVQMTTAVLVHNFDWKLEKDKDHPDHKQDNFTMNLRKPTPLRAFPLKI, encoded by the exons ATGGGTGTAATGTTTTTGGGTTTAAGGTGGTTTGTATTCCTCCGGGGGCCGGGGCCACGGCTCCCTCCGGGACCCACTCCCCTCCCAATCATCGGAAACCTTCACCAGCTAGGTAAAAATCGGTACGAAACCCTGAGACAGCTGGCGAAAACGTACGGCCCTCTGATGTCGATCCGCATGGGCAGCGTGTACACGGTGGTGGCGTCCACACCGGAGACAGCCATGGCGCTCCTCCAGCGCCACGGCCAGGCCTTCTCCGGCCGGTACGTCCCCCACGCGCTGGAAGCATGCGGCTTCAGCAAGCTCTCCATCACCTTCGGCCCGGCCGGGAAGGAGTGGCGCGACAAGCGCAAGATGTGCAAGGAGATTCTCTTCTCGGACCGGTGCCTCGAGGGCAGCGAGCCCCTCCGCCAGGAGATGCTGCAGAGGCTCGTGGACGCGGTCAACGTCCACCGCGACCGCGGGGAGGTGGTCAACGTCCACGACGCGGTGTTCATGGCCAACCTCGACCTCTTGCTCTCCACCATCTTCTCCATCACCTCCCCGGACACCGTGGtggagttgaagaagatgatggaCGATTTTTTCGCCTTATTCGCTCCCAATATCGCCGACTACTTCCCCATTCTCAGACCCTTGGATCCGCAGGGGATCCGGCGGAAGGCGGAGTTGAGCTTGGGGAAACTCTTGGCCAAATTCCGTGAATTTGTTGACCAGAGGCTCGAGGACCGCAGAAGGAACAACCCGAGGCACGATCTGCTCGAGGCAATCATCGATATTGCCCAAGGAAATGACTACAACTTCACCACACAAGATATCACTTATTTAGTTTAT GAATTAATCGTGGGAGGAATAGACACGAACTCGGGCATGGTCGAGTGGATCATGACGGAGCTACTATTCAACCCGGACAAACTCAAAAGGCTAAAGCAAGAGATAAAGAGCGTAGTGGGAGAGAATGGGCAAATCCGGGAGGCCGACGTCGCGTCCCTCCCGTATATGCAGGCAGTGATCAAAGAAACCTTTCGTTATCACCCGCCAGGGAATCTTGCGATTACCCGGATGTCAGAAGCCGATCAAGAGGTGAATGGTTATATGATTCCAAAAGGGACGCAGATACTTTTCAATACATGGTCAATGGCAAAAGATCCGAGCATCTGGACTGATCCGGAATCTTTTGAGCCGGAACGATTCCTGGACAACAAACTGGACTTCAAAGGCCAGCATTTCCAGCTCATACCCTTCGGGGCGGGCCGCAGAATATGCCCTGGAATGCCCTTGGCAACCCGGATTGTGCAGATGACCACCGCGGTTTTGGTTCATAATTTTGACTGGAAACTTGAGAAAGACAAGGATCATCCGGACCATAAACAAGACAACTTTACCATGAATTTGCGCAAACCAACTCCACTTAGAGCTTTTCCGCtcaaaatttaa